In Zingiber officinale cultivar Zhangliang chromosome 1A, Zo_v1.1, whole genome shotgun sequence, a genomic segment contains:
- the LOC121996919 gene encoding polygalacturonase QRT3-like, protein MDRGPCRRVHEAAVGSGCFDSPPRSGASFVLHRREFYAFSSSSSSRIYHVTEYGADPTGKADSTEAIRKAVADACAATTGQWLIAGVNNLGGAEVHLDGGLYLIDAPITLPAGSGNIKIHGGSLRASDDFPTDRYLIELSASPNVSSQTNTTIGDAAADSSYNYEYVTLRGLLLDANYRGGGITVVDGLRTVIDDCYIVHFASEAVSVLSGHETLIRASFIGQHITAGGDPGEKNFSGTGISLAGNDNIVTDVVIFSAGVGILVSGQANIFTGVHCYNKATGFGGTGIYLKLPGLTQTRITNCYLDYTGIVAEDPVQLLISSSFFLGDANVVLKSINGVAKGVNIVDNMFAGGDSGIDIVALEGNFTDVDQVNVNRNTAKGMTVRGTAARAAVHGNGTRWEVDFSPVLLFPDRIGNVQYALQSDTAFCRHALRTVSGNAVVIESDVAVQGTVHVEVNQAPANGVIGV, encoded by the exons ATGGACCGTGGTCCATGTCGTCGTGTTCACGAAG CGGCAGTGGGCAGTGGATGCTTTGACTCGCCGCCGCGCAGCGGAGCTAGTTTCGTCCTCCACCGACGTGAGTTCTACGccttctcctcctcatcttcct CCCGAATATACCATGTGACCGAGTATGGCGCGGATCCGACCGGAAAAGCGGATTCTACCGAAGCAATTAGGAAAGCTGTGGCCGACGCATGCGCCGCTACGACTGGCCAATGGCTTATCGCCGGAGTTAATAATCTCGGCGGCGCCGAGGTGCACTTGGACGGCGGCTTGTACTTGATCGACGCGCCAATTACTTTACCTGCTGGCAGTGGAAATATCAAG ATTCATGGCGGCAGCCTCCGAGCGTCCGACGATTTCCCGACGGACCGTTATCTGATCGAACTCTCGGCATCTCCAAACGTCAGTAGCCAGACCAACACCACCATTGGTGACGCCGCCGCCGACTCCAGTTACAATTACGAGTACGTCACCCTGCGCGGCCTCTTGCTCGACGCCAACTACCGCGGCGGCGGTATCACCGTCGTCGACGGCCTCCGCACAGTCATTGATGACTGCTACATCGTCCACTTTGCCTCCGAGGCCGTTTCTGTCCTCTCCGGCCATGAGACACTTATCCGCGCCTCCTTCATCGGCCAACACATCACCGCAGGAGGCGACCCCGGCGAGAAGAACTTTTCTGGCACGGGCATCAGCCTCGCCGGAAACGACAATATAGTCACCGACGTGGTCATCTTCTCAGCCGGTGTCGGCATCCTCGTGTCCGGCCAGGCCAACATTTTCACCGGCGTCCACTGCTACAACAAGGCGACCGGGTTCGGCGGGACTGGGATTTATCTGAAATTGCCCGGTCTAACTCAGACCCGGATCACCAATTGCTACTTGGATTACACGGGCATCGTGGCCGAGGATCCGGTCCAACTGCTCATCTCCAGTTCGTTCTTCCTGGGCGACGCCAATGTGGTGCTCAAGTCGATAAACGGCGTGGCGAAGGGCGTCAACATTGTCGACAACATGTTCGCCGGCGGAGATAGCGGCATCGACATCGTGGCATTGGAAGGGAATTTCACCGACGTCGACCAGGTGAATGTGAACCGGAACACGGCCAAGGGGATGACGGTTCGCGGGACGGCGGCGCGGGCAGCTGTGCACGGGAACGGGACGAGGTGGGAGGTCGACTTCTCGCCCGTGCTGCTGTTCCCGGATCGGATCGGGAACGTGCAGTACGCACTGCAGTCGGACACAGCGTTCTGTAGGCACGCTTTGAGGACCGTGTCCGGGAACGCCGTGGTGATCGAGAGCGACGTCGCGGTGCAGGGTACGGTCCACGTGGAGGTGAATCAGGCTCCGGCGAATGGCGTGATCGGTGTCTAA
- the LOC122001107 gene encoding thiol protease SEN102-like yields MEMKKLAVLVLLAVVVLLVATEAIPFEDKDLASEESLWNLYERWRSHHTVTRDLDEKKKRFNVFKENVKFIHEFNQRKEVPYKLRLNKFGDMTNQEFRAVYAGSKVAHHRSLRGDRHEEEGGGSCSSVCGVPTSVDWRQKGAVTPIKDQGQCGSCWAFSTVASVEGINQIKTNQLISLSEQQLVDCDTKYNSGCNGGLMDYAFEYIMENGGLATEENYPYTAEDGTCSKENSPAVTIDGYKDVPANDEKALMAAVANQPVSVAIDAGGFQFYSEGVFTGPCGTDLDHGVAIVGYGATKDGTKYWIVKNSWGTEWGESGYVRMKRGVSAKHGLCGIAMEASYPIKTSPNPKETAGSSKDEL; encoded by the exons ATGGAGATGAAGAAGTTGGCCGTGCTGGTGTTGTTGGCAGTGGTTGTGCTCTTGGTGGCCACCGAAGCCATTCCTTTCGAGGATAAGGACTTGGCATCGGAGGAGAGTCTGTGGAACCTGTACGAACGGTGGCGCAGCCACCACACGGTGACGCGGGACCTCGACGAGAAGAAGAAACGGTTCAATGTGTTCAAAGAGAACGTCAAGTTCATCCATGAATTCAATCAACGGAAGGAAGTGCCTTACAAGCTTCGCCTCAACAAGTTCGGCGACATGACCAACCAAGAGTTTCGTGCGGTCTATGCCGGTTCCAAGGTGGCCCACCACCGCTCTCTACGCGGCGATCGACACGAGGAAGAAGGCGGCGGGAGCTGCTCTAGCGTCTGTGGGGTTCCGACGTCGGTCGACTGGAGGCAGAAGGGTGCAGTTACTCCCATCAAGGACCAGGGCCAGTGTG GGAGTTGTTGGGCATTCTCTACTGTGGCTTCTGTGGAAGGCATAAACCAAATCAAGACCAACCAATTGATCTCCTTGTCGGAGCAACAACTCGTAGATTGTGATACCAAGTACAACAGTGGATGCAATGGTGGTCTCATGGACTACGCATTTGAGTACATCATGGAAAATGGAGGTCTCGCCACGGAAGAAAACTATCCTTACACGGCTGAAGATGGAACGTGCTCGAAG GAGAATTCACCGGCGGTTACAATCGATGGCTACAAGGATGTGCCGGCCAACGACGAGAAAGCTTTGATGGCGGCAGTAGCCAACCAACCGGTGTCAGTTGCCATCGATGCAGGTGGCTTCCAATTCTACTCGGAG GGAGTCTTCACGGGGCCCTGTGGCACTGACTTGGATCATGGCGTCGCAATCGTTGGGTACGGCGCAACGAAGGATGGGACTAAGTACTGGATAGTGAAGAACTCATGGGGAACAGAGTGGGGCGAGAGTGGCTACGTTAGGATGAAGAGgggagtttcggccaagcatgggcTGTGTGGTATCGCGATGGAGGCATCTTATCCTATCAAAACATCCCCTAACCCTAAGGAGACTGCGGGATCTTCCAAGGATGAACTCTGA